In the genome of Salvia splendens isolate huo1 unplaced genomic scaffold, SspV2 ctg349, whole genome shotgun sequence, the window TCCCTTTAtcacctccataaaaaatcaataaatgtaGACTAATGTGGTCGTCCAAATTCAACGCTACAATGGAAAGTTCTGCCACACATTCATGAATGCTCAAACACGGCGTGTTATTTCGCAGAGGAATTAATCTTGCATCGGCGTCGAGCGATGGTAATCGAGGCTTCATGCTTGTAACATCACTGACACTGACATCCACATAGACACCAACAATTATGCGGGAACCTGTGTAAGCACCATCTTCTTTCTTTCCCCAACAATTCTCAACAATAGATTTTGATTGCAATTGAACAACCGGGAATGAGGCGATGACCTTTGGCCCTTCCTCAATGGAAGCGTCCTCATCTGCATCGTCTAACGATGAAACTCGTTGGTCTTCGGGTCTGCCATCTCTACCTTCCCTAGATCCATGATTCTCACTAGGCAATCGAATGACAACATTTAATACAGATTCTGTATCCGAATTGTCGGCATCACTATCCTTGGTCTCCTTTGTTGCTGTCTCTAATACAGAGTCCTCAAAATCACCAAGCTCATCTTCGCCGTCGTCTGTCGGGTATCCCTGCTGCTTGTGCAATCCAGACTGGTCCCAACAGGTAGGCGAGCGCAAAGGCTGGTCCGGGGTCTGATTGGTCACCCGCGCGGGCTGACCGTACATGTCCCGCGGTGGAAGGCTCAAGTAGTGGGGCTGGTGGCAGGCAGAATGGCCTCGCGGTGCTCGCACCTCCTCCCGATGGTGAGgccggtcccagcacgtctccgcgCGTCGGGGCCGGTGATCTAAGGATGGGTAACTGTGGTCCTGCTGCTGCGttggtgggtcccagcacgtcggGCGGTGTGGCCGCATTGCGTGAATCGGGTGGCGATCGAACCCTAATTGGATTCGTTGATCCCCATGATCAAATAGGTGGCCCCTCTCGGCATAGCCACCGCGGCGTCGAGGGCGCGCATCCTGCGCGCAatcgcggtacccgatgggcGAGTATCCCGtccgtgggcgacgatcaggtggatccaagcgGCGTAAGACGTAGGGTGGTTTTGGCTCAGGCTGAGTGGGCGGACGGCGGTTGTCAATGCGCCGCTCTGCTGCGTCCAGACGATATTCCATCATGTCCAATATGCGATCGAGTTTTGCAATAATAGGGTGTATCTGGTGCGGGGGCTGATATTGTTGGTGAGTCCGCATAACGGCGGCGGTGAAGCTCGGCAGTGGGAGGTGATCGGTGGTACCttttttttggtgaagaatatatcttcttcttttttttgatTGCTGAGATTTGGGTTATGGATGAACGAAGACGGAGgatgagctctcaatgaaagcaccagttgttaaggacctaaatccttaacgtcgatttccacacaaaatcaagaaacgagatgtcgtcgttgtcgagcgcccaacgttgggtcgtgacttggacggcaaaaaggggcggttgagcgcgagatcagcctcgtcggcaaccttaggagatgtttcttgtttgctactcaattgagccaaaagaatgataatttcatatattgattgaatgaataaaacgataacaacctagcccatttataatactagaatactagcttagggaacaagaaacaaatataagaaaagatatgcaaatcctaatatatctaaactaattaatactaatCCTAATACTCGTATCATATTCAGCATAACACACAACCATATTCAAACGAATTTAAGATACAAACCTTGTCGTTGCGTTTATACGCCCTCTGCAGTTGCAGTACGATCCTCCGCAGCAAAAGATGGCCTACTTGAGGGAACTTGGCGTTGACGACAGAAACCAGAGCTGCGAAAACGTCGGTGAATCCCGGCTACGCGAGTTGGGACTTGAGGCATGTTCGACAGAATAAACCCCGGCCTCGAATCAGATTCTCAGCAAACAGCTCCGAAACAATGTTCCTGATGTTCGCGGCGGTCACTTTGTTCACCCATCCATTGATGCTCTTTGATATTCAAGGCTGTTATCCGAGATTTCCATTGAATTGATCAATCTCGATCCAAAATTCTGTGCACTGCTTATATAGATTTGTAAAGGAAATCGATATATATAAGGATTAAGGATTAACAATCTTGATCGTTATTTCCTTATGAACAGCCAACTTAATCAGTAATCACGATATTTCCATATCAAAAATATCCGTTTgatttttatttccataaaaacaatattaacaaaaatatctAATTAGATATGTTTATCTGTTTCGcaacattatttaattatttttaataacttAATACTACCAATTAGAAATTTAGGAGTGGTACGTATCTTTACTTCTCCATAAATTAGTAGTAATTGACTAAGGTTTGAATCCAAAAATATTGATCATCATAGTTTATTAGAAACAATAACTTATTCAATCAATGATATATTACTAAATTTATGGTTTATCGTATGTAAACGATTTATTTTCATGTATAAGTGTGGCAATCAGCAATATAATTATTGAATATTTGAATACTTCATAGGCTTTTATTTccaatagtaaaattaaaaaacttttGCATTAAAGTGTATAAAGGCCatattatcttctttttttttgggtaATATTCTTTGCTTAAGAGTTAACACAAAGTATAGTCTTACCAAACGAATTTCTCTCGTCACTTTCAAATATTGGCTTTTCACATTTCAACTTTCACTTTTCAAATACTATCtacttcacacacacacacaatgcaTTAGCAGAAGCAATCTCTACAGAAAGCTATCATAGAGGTGacaattttttgttgaattcatACTGTTTGATCACTTTCACTTTCACATTATTCCAATTTTGGTTTGTTCATATATCTATGTGTGTGTTGATTTTGTGGGATTGTTAGGAAATTTCTAATGATGTTGGTGTGTACATGAATGATCCTCTGTTTCTTTGGAATTTGTAAGGTTTTATTGTTagcaatatataataaaaatgaaaaattatctGAATTCTGCTGTATTTAAGCACTATGAATTTGGGTGCATGGTGAAACTAGGTTTTCAATTCCACATtattccaatttttattttgttttgtgcaTACTAACACACAATGAGTCATACATTCACATAAATTGTGTTTAATTCAAGGCTATATAGTGATCCATGCCTCTGGTTTTGTGAGAATTAGATTTGATCATAGAAATTGAGTGCCATGAATGTAGGGTTATAACCTAAGAAGGAAATGAATTCTTTTGAGATGTGTTTTTCCCCTATTCACAGCAATGTCTTGGAAAATTAGAGTGGTGTTGTTGATTGGGTTCGTGGCATGGGCTTATCGGCCCTTCcgcccaccaccaccaccacgcCTCTGTGGCACAAAGGGCGGGCCACCCGTCGTAGGGCCTAGAATCCAACTAAGGGATGGAAGGAACTTATCATACAAAGAGCATGGAGTCCCCAAAGAGGCAGCCAAATACAAGGTCATCTTGGTCCATGGCTTCAGCTCTAGCAAACACGAAGCCTCCATCACTGCCACGGTACCAACGTTATCCCCTTTTGCTATGGAGGTAATAGGAACATTGCAAATGATTATCTATTTTTGCTTCCAACAGGATTTGGTGGAGAAACTGGGCATTTACTTCGTGTCCTTTGATAGGCCGGGCTATGGAGAGAGCGATCCCGACCCAAAGAGGACCATAAAGAGCCTAGCATTAGACATAGAAGAACTCGGACTTCAGTTACAACTCGGTGCAAAGTTTTACATCATCGGAATTTCCATGGGAGGACAGGCTGTCTGGGGATGCCTCAAATACATTCCTCACAGGTAATAATGTTTCGCCTTGATCACATATTTTGCTCTATAATTTGGCCTCATTTCACATATTTTGATCTATAATTTTGCCTCAGATCACATATTTTGCTTAATTATTTTGCCTCAGATCACATATTTTGCTCTATAATTTTGCCTCGGATAACATATTTTGTTCTATAATTTTGCCTCAGATCACATATTTTGTTCATTATTGATATGTTTAGGTgtttttctttgataaattcTGTATAACTTTATAAACTGTGACAGGGTAAAAGGGGCTGCATTGTTAGCTCCAGTTGTGAACTACTGGTGGCCTAGTTTTCCCCCGGCTTTAGCCACAGAGGCATACCATCTTCAACCCGTGCAGGACCAGTGGGCATTGCGTGTTGCACGCCACGCCCCCTGGCTCGTCTACTGGTGGAACACTCAGAAATGGTTCCCGGGCTCCAGCGTTGCTGCAGGGACCCAAAACTTCACAGCTCCCGACCTCCAAATCATCGCTAAAATGGCTGCCTCAGGAGTGTCTCACAAGGTACACTTTCCCTCTCACAGGGCAATGCCATTAGCATCTTCGGTTTCTTGCTGACATGATTGCTCGATCGTTGATGTGACCAGGCGTACGCGACGCAGCAGGGCGTGCACGAGTCCTACCACCGCGACATGATGGTGGGATTCGGGCACAGGGATCTTGATCCAATGCAGCTTGAGGATCCCTTCCCACATGGGGAGGGCTCTGTTCATCTGTGGCATGGCACTGATGACGGGGTCGTGCCCGTGTCGCTTCAACGGTACATTGCAGAGGAGCTGCCATGGGTGCAATATCATGAACTGCCAAATGCTGGACATCTCTTCTCATGTGGTGAAACTGCTGTCAAAGATGCTATATTGAGCAAGCTTTTGATGGCTGATAAAATGGTTCACTGATATTTTTTTTGCTCATGTTTATGCATTGAGGGTGATTGTTActtcaattttatttcaattctaGATGATTCTTTTTGTGAAGAACCTTTACAAGAACAAGTCTGCGCATCAAGAGTGACCAAACATTTTTTTCATTGCATTTGATTGATGATTGCTGGTTTTGAGGGTCTTTCTTGATGAATAATGATATtaccaaattttaattatcataaaattttcttttactacgttaattatttattgtgaaTTGTCTAGAAGTAATTATGACTTATTTATTGTACTACTATTATGGATGACAAAGATACTACTCCTAGTCTTACTACGCCTAGCAACTCTATTTAACATGTGTCACAAGTCACAacctaaaaaaattaacaaatgtTAGAAATATctattttatgaattaattttgataaagtatactaaaattttgatttcttaCCAAACATaaacttttactttttttagaaTTTGATACAAGTTTAAATTTTGTTGTCCTATATCAATTTTAGGAGTATGATTTGAAAGCTCTCAATAATATCTTTCTAACTGTACATACATACTactataaaaatgaaaacatagAGTTTCGTAATAGTGActttcaaattattttagatCATCTTTTTTCACTAAAATCCAAAATTATGAATACTACTGTGTTAGAAAGCTATCATTGAGCagcaataattttaaaatttatatcaaaCTCGGGGTAACCAAGTTAGTAATAAAATTagttaaacataaaaaataagaaataattcATATAGTTACTACCATTAAACTTAATTTTATCAAATAGCAATATTAATGTTAAATAAAActaattcaataataatattttcaaaaatatattaaaattataaattattaaaatacttCTAAAATATTCTCACCGCAATTAATTGCAACGTGATGGCTACAATGTAGGATAGATTAGTTTAAAACTTTATACAAGAGCCTGAGAAAAGGCAAAACTACTACAACcacattttcattattttgttgATCTATCCCACCTACCAAATTTTAGGTGCGAAACTATATTCGATAAAATAGATATTTCTCCATTGGCTTTTAATGACACTAATAAATATTGTACGAAAGCTATAGATATAGGGAATCTTAGACATGTTTGTTAATGCATTATTGATCCTtacatttaaatattcaattaaacacaaaataacgaagtattactcctatttaatttcttttatcttatcattataaatttataattatccTTATATTTCTCTTCATTTTATGATTCCACTCTTTTTTT includes:
- the LOC121789824 gene encoding uncharacterized protein LOC121789824 isoform X2; this encodes MESPKRQPNTRSSWSMASALANTKPPSLPRYQRYPLLLWRPGYGESDPDPKRTIKSLALDIEELGLQLQLGAKFYIIGISMGGQAVWGCLKYIPHRVKGAALLAPVVNYWWPSFPPALATEAYHLQPVQDQWALRVARHAPWLVYWWNTQKWFPGSSVAAGTQNFTAPDLQIIAKMAASGVSHKAYATQQGVHESYHRDMMVGFGHRDLDPMQLEDPFPHGEGSVHLWHGTDDGVVPVSLQRYIAEELPWVQYHELPNAGHLFSCGETAVKDAILSKLLMADKMVH
- the LOC121789824 gene encoding uncharacterized protein LOC121789824 isoform X1, whose amino-acid sequence is MSWKIRVVLLIGFVAWAYRPFRPPPPPRLCGTKGGPPVVGPRIQLRDGRNLSYKEHGVPKEAAKYKVILVHGFSSSKHEASITATDLVEKLGIYFVSFDRPGYGESDPDPKRTIKSLALDIEELGLQLQLGAKFYIIGISMGGQAVWGCLKYIPHRVKGAALLAPVVNYWWPSFPPALATEAYHLQPVQDQWALRVARHAPWLVYWWNTQKWFPGSSVAAGTQNFTAPDLQIIAKMAASGVSHKAYATQQGVHESYHRDMMVGFGHRDLDPMQLEDPFPHGEGSVHLWHGTDDGVVPVSLQRYIAEELPWVQYHELPNAGHLFSCGETAVKDAILSKLLMADKMVH